One genomic segment of Chryseobacterium phocaeense includes these proteins:
- a CDS encoding alpha/beta fold hydrolase, protein MKTELNHINLSYQTHSQKEYHIPLTYQIFGKDLFTAPVVLINHALTGNSNVSGEKGWWKQLIGENQVIDTKKYTILSFNIPGNGYDHFLIDEYEDFTPSDIAKIFLKGLEALHIKNLYAIIGGSLGGGIGWEMLAIQPQLSEIFIPIACDFRTHDWLHAQCLVQKFLLNSNDKPLQKARIHAMLCYRTPQSLNDRFQNRYHQGNQRLESEDWLVYHGNSLNERFSLKSYKLMNHLLMNINTKEDHLQKISARMHMVAVDTDLFFPASEIRMCFEQLKEKDKEVFYHEIQSIHGHDAFLMEYEQLNTIIKNIL, encoded by the coding sequence TTGAAAACAGAACTAAACCATATTAATCTTTCGTATCAAACCCATTCCCAAAAGGAATACCATATCCCGTTGACTTATCAGATCTTCGGGAAAGACCTGTTTACGGCTCCTGTTGTACTCATCAATCATGCTTTGACCGGAAATTCAAATGTTTCCGGAGAAAAAGGCTGGTGGAAACAATTGATTGGAGAAAATCAGGTCATCGATACGAAGAAATATACCATTCTGTCTTTCAATATCCCCGGAAACGGATATGATCATTTTTTAATTGACGAATACGAAGACTTTACCCCTTCAGATATAGCAAAAATATTCCTGAAAGGTTTAGAAGCACTTCATATCAAAAATCTTTACGCCATTATCGGAGGCTCTCTCGGAGGAGGAATTGGCTGGGAAATGCTCGCTATACAACCACAGCTTTCGGAAATTTTTATTCCTATTGCATGTGATTTCAGAACACACGACTGGCTCCATGCCCAGTGCCTGGTTCAGAAATTCCTGTTGAATAGCAACGATAAACCCCTGCAGAAAGCAAGAATACATGCCATGCTGTGTTACAGAACCCCCCAATCTCTAAATGACAGATTTCAAAACAGATATCACCAAGGAAATCAGCGGCTGGAATCGGAAGACTGGCTGGTTTATCACGGAAATTCATTAAACGAAAGGTTTAGTTTGAAATCCTATAAGCTGATGAATCACCTGCTGATGAACATTAATACCAAAGAAGATCATCTGCAAAAGATCAGTGCACGAATGCACATGGTGGCTGTAGATACCGATCTTTTTTTTCCGGCTTCAGAAATCCGAATGTGCTTTGAGCAGCTGAAAGAAAAAGACAAAGAGGTTTTCTATCACGAAATACAGTCAATTCACGGGCACGATGCCTTCCTAATGGAATACGAACAATTAAATACTATCATAAAAAATATTTTGTAG
- a CDS encoding ACT domain-containing protein gives MKNANEIKFLKNRSIIKFEGEDFLGEIGIDGRIFKALTLARISVGVISQQAIENGISILVNEADAEKAVACLIDEFEAERRSGKVSQIYSINNVSVLGFVAEDFNKVLAELARNNVFPLLLNQVSGENRVNIVVTSSQDEKTKNVIESEIFKKPKTVHLAIIGHGNVGKTLIEQVLQSSEEIKRRKKIDLKVVAVANSRKIAFNKKGFNADWNDEVSVAEHPSNVEELINFSKENQLENLIVVDNTASKDFVKNYHALAENGFDLVSSNKIFNTLPIEEYRKLRYTLSKNNRRYLYETNVGAGLPLIDTIKLLHLSGENITRIKGVFSGTLSYVFNNFSLRDDKFSTIVNEALEKGYTEPDPREDLSGNDVARKLLILARELDLINEFNDINIQNLVPESLLSVSKSEFLSRLDELDEEYQKIKENQEPGHVLRYVGDLHGDLQKDKGELDVKLVSVPGSSALGQLKGSDSIFEIYTESYGENPIVIMGAGAGAQVTARGVFGDILRVSETK, from the coding sequence ATGAAAAATGCTAACGAAATAAAGTTTTTAAAAAACAGATCAATTATCAAATTCGAAGGTGAAGATTTCTTAGGTGAAATCGGGATCGACGGAAGAATTTTTAAAGCCCTTACCTTAGCGAGAATCAGTGTAGGAGTGATCTCCCAGCAGGCCATTGAAAACGGGATCTCTATCCTGGTTAATGAAGCAGACGCAGAAAAAGCGGTAGCCTGTCTGATCGACGAGTTTGAAGCAGAAAGAAGATCCGGGAAAGTCTCGCAGATTTACAGCATCAATAATGTTTCCGTACTGGGATTTGTGGCGGAAGATTTTAATAAAGTGCTTGCTGAGCTGGCAAGGAATAATGTGTTTCCATTGCTTTTAAACCAGGTGTCAGGGGAAAACAGGGTGAATATAGTCGTGACTTCATCTCAGGATGAAAAAACGAAGAATGTCATCGAATCTGAGATCTTCAAAAAGCCTAAAACCGTTCACCTGGCCATCATTGGCCACGGAAATGTAGGAAAGACTTTGATAGAGCAGGTTTTACAGTCGTCGGAAGAAATTAAAAGACGTAAGAAAATAGATCTAAAAGTAGTGGCAGTAGCCAATTCAAGAAAAATTGCTTTCAATAAAAAAGGATTTAATGCAGACTGGAATGATGAGGTTTCAGTGGCAGAGCATCCGTCAAATGTTGAAGAGCTGATTAACTTTTCCAAAGAAAATCAGCTGGAAAACCTGATCGTAGTCGACAATACGGCAAGCAAAGATTTTGTGAAAAATTACCATGCTTTGGCTGAAAATGGTTTTGATCTGGTTTCATCCAATAAGATCTTCAATACCCTTCCCATCGAGGAATACCGTAAACTAAGATATACGTTGAGTAAAAACAACAGGCGATATCTATATGAAACCAACGTGGGCGCCGGGCTTCCGTTGATTGATACCATCAAATTATTACACCTTTCAGGAGAAAATATCACAAGAATCAAAGGAGTATTCTCAGGAACATTGAGCTATGTTTTCAATAATTTTTCTTTGAGAGATGATAAGTTTTCCACAATTGTCAATGAAGCTCTGGAAAAAGGGTATACAGAACCTGACCCAAGAGAAGATTTATCAGGAAATGATGTTGCCAGAAAACTGTTGATTCTTGCGAGAGAACTGGATTTAATCAATGAATTTAATGATATCAACATTCAGAATCTGGTTCCTGAAAGTTTACTTTCCGTTTCAAAATCAGAATTCCTTTCAAGGTTAGATGAGTTGGATGAAGAATATCAGAAAATTAAGGAAAACCAGGAGCCGGGTCACGTTTTAAGATATGTTGGTGATTTGCATGGGGATTTACAAAAAGACAAAGGTGAACTTGATGTGAAACTGGTTTCCGTACCGGGAAGTTCGGCATTAGGCCAGCTTAAAGGTTCAGATTCTATTTTTGAAATTTACACGGAAAGCTATGGTGAAAACCCGATTGTGATTATGGGAGCCGGAGCCGGAGCCCAGGTAACCGCAAGAGGAGTTTTCGGTGATATTTTAAGAGTAAGCGAAACAAAATAA
- a CDS encoding O-succinylhomoserine sulfhydrylase, which translates to MENFETSAIRTQTERSQFDEHSTPLYLTSSFIFQDAEDMRASFAEEKDKNLYSRFSNPNVTEFTDKIVKMEGAEAGYAFATGMAAIYSTFATLLNAGDHIVSCQSVFGSTHTLFTKYFPKWNIETTYFKAEDAENVEQYIKPNTKILYLETPTNPAIEILDLEFFGQIAKKHNLIFIVDNCFATPYLQQPIRYGADVVVHSATKLIDGQGRVLGGVAVGKADLIREIYLFARNTGPAMSPFNAWVLSKSLETLAIRVDKHCENALKVAEFLESHPNVELVKYPFLKSHPSYEVAKKQMKLGGNIVAFEIKGGIEGGRSFLDKIKMCSLSANLGDTRTIVTHPASTTHSKLTDEERNEVGITAGLVRCSVGLEHVDDIIADLKQALD; encoded by the coding sequence ATGGAAAATTTTGAAACCTCCGCAATAAGAACACAAACTGAAAGATCACAGTTTGATGAGCATTCCACACCATTGTATCTTACATCCAGTTTTATTTTTCAGGATGCAGAAGATATGAGGGCAAGTTTTGCCGAAGAAAAAGATAAAAACCTGTACAGCCGGTTTTCAAATCCGAATGTAACGGAATTCACAGATAAGATCGTAAAAATGGAAGGTGCAGAAGCAGGATATGCCTTTGCAACTGGAATGGCCGCTATTTATTCCACGTTTGCCACTTTACTGAACGCCGGAGATCATATTGTAAGCTGTCAGTCCGTTTTCGGATCTACACACACCTTGTTTACCAAGTATTTCCCTAAATGGAATATTGAAACAACTTATTTCAAAGCAGAGGATGCTGAAAATGTGGAGCAGTATATTAAACCTAATACTAAGATCTTATATCTGGAAACCCCTACCAATCCTGCGATTGAAATCCTGGATCTTGAATTTTTCGGACAGATCGCAAAAAAGCACAATCTTATTTTTATTGTAGATAACTGTTTTGCAACACCTTATCTTCAGCAGCCAATCAGGTATGGTGCAGATGTTGTTGTACATTCCGCAACGAAACTTATTGACGGGCAGGGAAGAGTATTAGGTGGAGTAGCTGTAGGAAAAGCCGATCTGATCAGAGAGATTTATCTTTTTGCAAGGAATACAGGGCCTGCGATGTCTCCTTTCAACGCCTGGGTACTTTCAAAAAGTCTGGAAACTCTGGCTATCCGTGTAGATAAACATTGCGAAAATGCGTTGAAAGTAGCGGAGTTTTTGGAAAGCCATCCGAATGTGGAACTGGTAAAATACCCGTTCTTAAAATCCCATCCGAGTTATGAAGTAGCGAAAAAACAAATGAAGCTGGGAGGAAATATCGTAGCTTTTGAAATTAAAGGAGGAATAGAGGGCGGAAGAAGTTTTCTAGATAAAATAAAAATGTGTTCGTTGTCTGCCAATCTTGGGGATACAAGAACAATCGTTACCCACCCTGCTTCGACCACCCATTCAAAACTGACCGATGAAGAAAGAAATGAAGTGGGAATCACCGCAGGTCTGGTACGATGCTCAGTAGGTCTGGAACATGTGGATGATATTATTGCAGATCTGAAACAGGCATTAGACTAA
- a CDS encoding homocysteine S-methyltransferase family protein, whose protein sequence is MKNSEQLYKAISERILILDGAMGTMLQRYKFEEEDYRGERFKDWEHPVKGNNDLLSLTQPQAIEEVHKKYLEAGADIIETNTFSGTTIAMADYHMEDLVYELNYESAKIARKVCDEFTAQNPDKPRFVAGSIGPTNRTASLSPDVNDPGYRAITFEELRLAYKQQCEALLDGGSDILLVETIFDTLNAKAALFAIDELQEERNIKIPIMVSGTITDASGRTLSGQTAEAFLISVSHLNLLSVGFNCALGADQLTPYLETLAHNSEFYVSAYPNAGLPNAFGKYDETPEDMARQIKEYVEKGLINIIGGCCGTTPDHIKAIADLVEQYPPRKLKEFV, encoded by the coding sequence ATGAAAAATTCAGAACAATTATACAAAGCCATCTCAGAGAGAATTTTAATTCTCGATGGTGCTATGGGAACCATGCTCCAGCGATACAAGTTCGAAGAAGAAGATTATCGTGGTGAACGTTTCAAAGACTGGGAACATCCGGTAAAAGGAAATAACGACCTTCTTTCCCTTACCCAGCCCCAGGCGATTGAAGAAGTTCATAAAAAATACCTGGAAGCAGGCGCGGATATTATTGAAACCAATACATTCTCCGGAACCACCATTGCGATGGCAGATTACCATATGGAAGATCTGGTATATGAGCTGAACTATGAGTCGGCAAAAATAGCCAGAAAAGTATGTGATGAATTTACAGCACAGAATCCGGATAAGCCAAGATTTGTAGCAGGCTCGATTGGACCAACCAACAGAACGGCAAGCTTAAGCCCGGATGTAAATGATCCGGGGTACAGAGCGATTACATTTGAAGAATTAAGATTGGCCTACAAGCAGCAGTGTGAAGCATTACTGGATGGAGGCTCTGATATTCTTCTGGTAGAAACCATCTTCGATACGCTGAATGCAAAAGCTGCATTATTTGCGATTGACGAACTTCAGGAAGAAAGAAACATCAAAATTCCCATCATGGTTTCCGGAACCATTACTGATGCATCAGGGAGAACCTTGAGCGGACAGACTGCAGAGGCTTTTCTGATCTCGGTTTCTCACTTGAACTTATTAAGTGTAGGATTCAATTGTGCGTTGGGAGCAGATCAGCTTACTCCTTATCTGGAAACCCTGGCCCATAACTCAGAATTTTATGTTTCCGCCTATCCGAATGCAGGACTTCCAAATGCTTTCGGGAAATATGACGAAACGCCGGAAGATATGGCAAGACAGATTAAAGAATATGTAGAAAAAGGATTGATCAATATTATCGGTGGATGTTGTGGAACAACACCGGACCATATCAAAGCGATTGCAGACCTGGTAGAGCAGTATCCGCCAAGAAAATTGAAAGAATTTGTCTGA
- a CDS encoding fatty acid desaturase family protein, translating to MEKPGYLKDSDDAKLFNELRKKVNQRLEAIPEDRDLYIRIKAVLLPLVYFGLYALAVLNADKSWVYISCFILMGISLVLIYLNLIHEAAHNNIYKNKKLNSLVLQIFDFVGANSYIWKKRHIAAHHAYPNVDGWDTDIEQSGLLLIVPWIKAKGVQKYQHFFFFLVYPLYLFNWMFIRDFRDFFDKERVILKTQGAIPVKEKIKMVAYKLFYFFYQIAVPVLFFKVSIGLALGAWFLQVIAASIFALFVLLPLHPLPDNAFPKLDQKNGLPFSWLRHQFEVTNDLKENNWFVRNVLGNFNFHVAHHLFPNYSYLYYNEITEEIEEFARAHNLAYKRFPIFTALGKHVDLLKQNANNAYYILEE from the coding sequence ATGGAAAAGCCGGGTTACTTAAAAGATTCAGATGATGCTAAACTGTTTAATGAACTAAGAAAGAAAGTGAACCAAAGATTGGAAGCTATTCCTGAAGACAGGGACCTTTACATCCGGATCAAAGCAGTGCTTCTGCCTTTGGTCTATTTTGGTTTATATGCCCTTGCCGTTTTAAATGCTGATAAATCCTGGGTTTATATTTCGTGTTTTATCCTGATGGGCATTTCTCTGGTGTTGATTTATTTAAATCTAATTCACGAGGCGGCACACAACAATATTTATAAAAACAAGAAACTAAACAGTTTGGTTTTACAGATTTTCGACTTTGTAGGAGCCAATTCCTACATCTGGAAGAAAAGACATATTGCGGCACATCATGCCTATCCGAATGTGGATGGATGGGATACGGATATTGAACAAAGCGGTTTATTGCTGATTGTTCCGTGGATTAAAGCAAAAGGTGTTCAGAAGTACCAGCATTTCTTTTTCTTTCTGGTATATCCTCTCTATCTTTTTAACTGGATGTTTATCAGGGATTTCAGAGATTTCTTTGATAAGGAAAGGGTAATACTGAAAACCCAGGGAGCCATTCCGGTAAAGGAAAAGATTAAAATGGTTGCGTATAAGCTGTTCTATTTTTTCTACCAGATTGCAGTGCCTGTTTTATTTTTTAAAGTATCCATCGGATTGGCACTGGGAGCCTGGTTTTTGCAGGTAATAGCGGCCAGCATCTTTGCTCTGTTTGTTTTATTGCCGCTGCACCCGCTTCCTGACAATGCTTTTCCAAAGCTGGATCAGAAAAACGGACTTCCTTTCAGCTGGCTCCGTCATCAGTTTGAGGTGACCAATGATTTAAAAGAAAATAACTGGTTTGTAAGAAATGTGCTGGGAAATTTCAACTTTCACGTAGCCCACCACCTGTTTCCAAACTACAGCTATCTCTATTATAATGAAATTACAGAAGAAATCGAAGAATTTGCCAGAGCCCATAACCTGGCTTATAAAAGGTTTCCGATTTTTACCGCTTTGGGCAAACATGTGGATTTGCTGAAGCAAAATGCGAATAATGCATACTATATTTTAGAAGAATAA
- the metH gene encoding methionine synthase has product MKYLRLSGLEPLIITPESNFINVGERTNVAGSKKFLRLIKEEKFSEALDIARHQVEGGAQILDVNFDDGLIDGKASMIKFLNLIASEPDISRIPIMIDSSKWEILEAGLQVAQGKCVVNSISLKEGEAEFISHAKAIKRYGAAMIVMAFDEVGQADTYERRIEISKRSYDILVNQLNFPAEDIIFDLNIFPVATGMDEHRKNAIDFIEATRWVRQNLPYASVSGGVSNVSFSFRGNDTVREAMHSVFLYHAIQAGMNMGIVNPAMLEVYDEINKELLELVEDVILDKREDATERLLDYSEKHKSVKKEKVEDLEWRTKPLQDRITYALVKGIDRFIEEDVEEARQQAAKPLHVIEVNLMTGMGVVGDLFGSGKMFLPQVVKSARVMKRAVAYLQPYIEAEKDGSRPANGKVLMATVKGDVHDIGKNIVSVVLGCNNYEIVDLGVMVPAEKIIQTAIEEKVDVIGLSGLITPSLDEMVYIAQELERQNLDFPLLIGGATTSKAHTAVKIDLKYKNAVVHVNDASRAVNVVSSLLGDRNKEYVSELKDEYSDFREKFLNRQVDKDYVSIEEARQNHFKIDWKNEDIFTPNNLGITVIEDQDLCELLPFIDWSPFFRSWDLHGKYPNILEDEVVGTQAKELFKDAQVILKKILDEKRLKAKAVFGIFKANSNETDDILIFNENNEEQAKFLTLRQQAQRSKGKEYLALSDFIAPQSSGKTDYVGAFCVTTGFGTDEFAEEYEKDNDDYNAIMVKALADRFAEAYAEFLHKKVRTEYWGYANQENLSNEELIAEKYKGIRPAPGYPACPDHLEKKTIWDLLKVEENTGVFLTESLAMFPTASVSGYYFGSPHAKYFGLGKITDDQLENYAERRECSIDEAKRWLSPNLA; this is encoded by the coding sequence ATGAAATATTTAAGATTATCGGGGCTTGAGCCTTTGATTATTACACCGGAAAGTAACTTTATCAACGTTGGGGAAAGAACCAATGTGGCCGGTTCCAAAAAGTTTTTAAGACTGATAAAAGAGGAGAAATTCTCTGAAGCCCTTGATATTGCACGCCATCAGGTTGAAGGCGGTGCACAGATTCTTGATGTCAATTTCGATGATGGATTGATTGATGGGAAAGCTTCAATGATCAAATTCCTGAACTTAATAGCCTCAGAACCGGATATCTCAAGAATTCCCATTATGATCGACTCTTCGAAATGGGAGATTCTGGAAGCCGGACTTCAGGTGGCGCAGGGAAAATGTGTAGTAAATTCCATCAGTTTAAAAGAAGGTGAAGCAGAATTTATCAGCCACGCAAAAGCCATCAAAAGATACGGCGCTGCCATGATTGTGATGGCATTTGATGAGGTAGGACAAGCCGATACCTATGAACGTAGAATTGAGATTTCAAAACGATCCTATGATATTCTGGTGAACCAACTGAACTTTCCTGCAGAAGATATTATTTTCGATTTAAATATTTTCCCTGTAGCCACGGGGATGGATGAGCATCGTAAAAATGCCATCGACTTTATTGAAGCCACAAGATGGGTTCGTCAGAATCTTCCGTATGCATCCGTAAGTGGAGGAGTAAGTAACGTTTCATTTTCCTTCCGTGGAAATGATACGGTACGGGAAGCCATGCACTCTGTTTTTCTGTATCATGCCATTCAGGCCGGAATGAATATGGGTATTGTAAACCCTGCCATGCTGGAGGTGTATGATGAGATTAATAAAGAACTTTTGGAGCTTGTTGAAGATGTAATTCTTGACAAAAGAGAAGATGCCACAGAAAGATTACTTGATTATTCCGAAAAACATAAATCGGTCAAAAAAGAAAAAGTTGAAGATTTAGAATGGAGAACAAAGCCTTTACAGGATAGAATTACCTATGCTCTGGTAAAAGGGATCGACCGTTTTATCGAAGAAGATGTTGAGGAAGCAAGACAGCAGGCCGCAAAGCCACTCCATGTTATAGAGGTCAATCTGATGACCGGAATGGGCGTGGTGGGAGATCTCTTCGGAAGCGGAAAAATGTTCCTGCCACAGGTAGTAAAATCGGCAAGGGTAATGAAAAGGGCGGTTGCCTATCTTCAGCCCTATATTGAAGCGGAAAAAGACGGTTCAAGACCGGCTAACGGTAAAGTCCTTATGGCTACTGTAAAAGGTGATGTCCACGATATCGGTAAAAATATTGTGAGTGTGGTGTTGGGATGTAACAATTACGAGATTGTGGATCTTGGAGTGATGGTTCCTGCAGAAAAAATTATCCAGACTGCCATTGAAGAAAAAGTAGATGTCATTGGATTAAGCGGATTAATCACCCCAAGTTTGGATGAAATGGTATACATCGCCCAGGAACTGGAAAGGCAGAACCTTGATTTTCCGTTACTGATTGGTGGTGCCACCACTTCAAAAGCCCATACCGCCGTTAAGATTGATTTAAAATATAAAAATGCAGTCGTTCACGTCAATGATGCATCCAGAGCGGTAAACGTAGTAAGCTCACTACTGGGAGACAGAAATAAAGAATATGTTTCAGAGCTTAAAGATGAATATTCTGATTTCCGCGAAAAGTTCCTGAACAGACAGGTAGACAAAGATTATGTTTCCATTGAAGAAGCAAGACAGAATCATTTCAAAATCGATTGGAAAAATGAAGATATTTTCACACCGAATAATTTAGGCATAACGGTTATAGAAGACCAGGATCTGTGTGAACTGCTTCCTTTTATTGACTGGTCGCCGTTTTTCAGAAGCTGGGACCTTCACGGGAAATATCCTAATATCCTGGAAGATGAGGTGGTAGGAACTCAGGCGAAAGAATTATTTAAAGATGCCCAGGTTATTTTAAAGAAAATTCTTGACGAAAAAAGACTGAAAGCAAAAGCCGTTTTCGGGATCTTTAAAGCCAATTCCAATGAAACGGATGATATCTTGATTTTTAACGAAAATAACGAAGAACAGGCTAAATTCTTAACCTTAAGACAGCAGGCACAGCGATCCAAAGGAAAAGAATATCTGGCATTAAGTGATTTCATCGCTCCACAATCTTCAGGAAAAACGGATTATGTAGGAGCTTTCTGTGTGACCACCGGTTTTGGAACAGATGAATTTGCAGAAGAATATGAAAAAGATAATGATGATTATAATGCCATCATGGTAAAAGCCCTTGCCGACAGATTTGCAGAAGCCTACGCTGAATTCCTCCATAAAAAGGTAAGAACAGAATATTGGGGCTACGCTAACCAGGAAAACCTGAGCAACGAAGAACTGATTGCTGAAAAATATAAAGGAATCCGTCCTGCGCCAGGCTATCCTGCATGTCCGGACCACCTGGAAAAGAAAACCATCTGGGACCTTCTTAAAGTAGAGGAAAATACAGGTGTTTTCCTTACCGAAAGTTTAGCGATGTTTCCTACAGCTTCAGTTTCCGGATATTATTTCGGAAGCCCTCATGCAAAATATTTCGGTCTTGGAAAAATTACAGATGACCAGCTGGAAAATTATGCGGAAAGAAGAGAATGCAGCATTGATGAAGCAAAAAGATGGCTGTCCCCAAATCTGGCATAA
- the metF gene encoding methylenetetrahydrofolate reductase [NAD(P)H]: MKITDHIKNANGKTLFSLEVVPPQKGIGIEDLYTNIDPLMEFKPPFIDVTTSREEYIYIDKGNGLMERRITRMRPGTLGICAAIQHKYNVDTVPHLLCGGFTKEETEYLLVDCMYLGIDNIMALRGDAMKGHQYFEPTPGGHASAMDLVHQINDLGRGKYLHNDEKACDELNKFCIGVAGYPEKHMEAPSMNYDLKWLKEKVDAGADYIVTQMFFDNKRFIEFVTKAREMGITVPIIPGIKPIATKKHLKILPQVFKIDLPEELITEVENAKNNEAVKQIGIEWAITQCRELLDFGVPVLHFYSMGKSDNIKKVARELF; the protein is encoded by the coding sequence ATGAAGATCACTGACCATATAAAAAACGCAAACGGAAAAACCTTATTCTCCTTAGAAGTGGTTCCACCTCAAAAGGGAATTGGAATTGAAGATCTGTATACCAACATAGATCCCTTGATGGAGTTTAAGCCGCCATTTATTGATGTAACCACCTCCAGGGAAGAATATATTTATATCGACAAAGGAAACGGACTCATGGAACGCCGTATCACCAGGATGCGTCCCGGAACCCTGGGAATCTGTGCCGCCATCCAGCATAAATACAATGTAGATACCGTTCCTCATCTGCTGTGCGGAGGATTCACCAAAGAGGAAACAGAATACCTTTTGGTAGATTGTATGTATCTTGGAATTGACAATATTATGGCTTTAAGAGGAGATGCCATGAAAGGACATCAGTACTTTGAACCGACCCCGGGAGGCCATGCCAGCGCTATGGATCTCGTTCATCAGATCAATGATCTCGGGCGGGGCAAATATCTACACAATGATGAAAAGGCCTGTGATGAACTGAATAAGTTTTGTATCGGGGTAGCTGGATACCCTGAGAAACATATGGAAGCTCCTTCCATGAATTATGACCTGAAGTGGCTTAAGGAAAAAGTAGATGCCGGAGCAGATTATATCGTGACCCAGATGTTTTTTGATAATAAAAGATTCATTGAGTTTGTAACCAAAGCAAGGGAGATGGGGATCACTGTTCCCATCATTCCGGGGATCAAACCGATTGCCACCAAAAAGCATTTGAAGATTCTTCCGCAGGTATTCAAAATAGATCTTCCAGAGGAGCTCATTACCGAAGTGGAGAATGCCAAAAACAATGAAGCCGTAAAACAGATAGGAATAGAATGGGCCATCACCCAATGCAGGGAACTGCTTGATTTCGGAGTTCCTGTCCTGCACTTTTACTCGATGGGGAAAAGTGATAATATTAAAAAAGTAGCCCGAGAGCTATTCTAA
- the folE gene encoding GTP cyclohydrolase I FolE, which translates to MVDFTDNDDDIFTGKEHTPIRKDAFDKSPQEKIEKITELFGEIMETLGMDMTDDSLKDSPRRVAKMYVNEIFGGLLPENKPGISTFSNKYKYRQMLVEKDITVYSFCEHHFLPIIGRAHVAYISNGEVIGLSKINRIVDYYAKRPQVQERLTMQIVDALKEALGTKDVACIIDAKHLCVNCRGIKDTASSTITAELSGIFRTNPITRQEFLHYVGSHAKLDY; encoded by the coding sequence ATGGTTGATTTTACCGATAACGACGATGATATTTTCACAGGAAAAGAACATACGCCAATCAGGAAAGATGCATTTGATAAATCGCCACAGGAAAAAATAGAAAAAATTACCGAACTTTTCGGTGAAATTATGGAAACACTGGGGATGGATATGACAGATGATTCTTTGAAGGATTCTCCAAGGCGTGTTGCCAAAATGTATGTGAATGAAATTTTTGGAGGGCTGCTTCCGGAAAACAAACCGGGAATTTCCACTTTCTCCAATAAATATAAATACCGCCAGATGCTGGTGGAAAAGGATATTACCGTATATTCTTTCTGTGAACACCACTTCCTGCCGATTATCGGAAGAGCCCATGTAGCCTATATTTCAAACGGTGAAGTGATCGGGCTTTCCAAGATCAACAGGATTGTGGATTATTATGCGAAAAGACCACAGGTTCAGGAAAGATTAACGATGCAGATTGTAGATGCCCTGAAAGAAGCATTGGGAACAAAAGATGTGGCCTGCATTATTGATGCAAAGCATCTGTGTGTGAACTGCAGAGGAATAAAAGACACGGCAAGTTCTACCATTACAGCAGAACTGAGTGGTATTTTCAGAACCAATCCTATCACCAGACAGGAATTCCTGCATTATGTGGGAAGCCATGCGAAATTAGATTATTAA
- a CDS encoding DinB family protein, translating to MNYQILKNIVDAELQRFETISDEEWSHKISPEKWSKKEILGHLCDSALTNIRRFVVTQYKENDNIVYDQDFWVKAQNYQNVPVSELIGLWKSLNFQIVHTVENIPDEALKRTCDTTKTVPQTFTLEYIIQDYIDHLQYHLKAI from the coding sequence ATGAACTATCAGATTCTTAAAAATATTGTTGATGCTGAGCTTCAGAGATTCGAAACGATTTCTGACGAAGAGTGGTCCCATAAAATTTCACCTGAAAAATGGTCGAAAAAAGAAATTTTAGGTCATCTTTGTGACAGTGCTTTAACGAATATAAGACGATTTGTAGTGACCCAATACAAAGAAAATGATAATATTGTATATGATCAGGACTTTTGGGTAAAGGCACAGAATTATCAGAATGTTCCGGTTTCCGAACTGATCGGTTTGTGGAAATCCCTGAATTTTCAGATCGTTCATACGGTAGAGAATATTCCTGATGAAGCCCTGAAAAGAACATGTGATACCACGAAGACAGTTCCCCAGACTTTTACCCTGGAATATATTATTCAGGATTATATTGATCATCTGCAGTATCATTTAAAAGCAATTTAA